Proteins encoded together in one Quercus lobata isolate SW786 chromosome 3, ValleyOak3.0 Primary Assembly, whole genome shotgun sequence window:
- the LOC115978984 gene encoding uncharacterized protein LOC115978984 isoform X3, whose protein sequence is MVGDPISDDDLLSIVRAFFSALLSDYSLIDEEPAIRTNTTILLGNIASHLNEGGSWLYVPPVLIMTSLRLQLGFYRMSFYLPLILTGSRLMNGS, encoded by the exons ATGGTCGGCGATCCTATCTCTGACGACGACCTGCTGTCGATAGTCAGAGCTTTCTTCTCCGCCCTTTTGTCCGATtacag TTTAATTGATGAAGAGCCAGCAATCAGAACAAATACTACCATTTTACTTGGGAATATTGCAAGTCACCTAAATGAAGGG GGATCATGGCTCTATGTGCCACCAGTGCTTATTATGACGTCACTGAGATTGCAACTCGGATTCTACCGAATGTCGTTTTACTTACCATTGATCCTGACAG GCTCTCGCTTGATGAACGGTTCATGA
- the LOC115978984 gene encoding N-terminal kinase-like protein isoform X1 — translation MVGDPISDDDLLSIVRAFFSALLSDYSLIDEEPAIRTNTTILLGNIASHLNEGTRKRVLINAFTVRALCDTFSPARGARIMALCATSAYYDVTEIATRILPNVVLLTIDPDRLSLDERFMNLFFCLSRFCFLGWLFLGRV, via the exons ATGGTCGGCGATCCTATCTCTGACGACGACCTGCTGTCGATAGTCAGAGCTTTCTTCTCCGCCCTTTTGTCCGATtacag TTTAATTGATGAAGAGCCAGCAATCAGAACAAATACTACCATTTTACTTGGGAATATTGCAAGTCACCTAAATGAAGGG ACAAGGAAGAGAGTTTTGATTAATGCATTTACTGTTCGTGCATTGTGTGATACTTTCTCGCCTGCCCGAGGAGCAA GGATCATGGCTCTATGTGCCACCAGTGCTTATTATGACGTCACTGAGATTGCAACTCGGATTCTACCGAATGTCGTTTTACTTACCATTGATCCTGACAG GCTCTCGCTTGATGAACGGTTCATGAACTTATTCTTCTGTCTCTCAAGATTTTGCTTTTTAGGGTGGTTGTTCCTAGGCCGGGTTTAA
- the LOC115978984 gene encoding N-terminal kinase-like protein isoform X2: MVGDPISDDDLLSIVRAFFSALLSDYSLIDEEPAIRTNTTILLGNIASHLNEGTRKRVLINAFTVRALCDTFSPARGARIMALCATSAYYDVTEIATRILPNVVLLTIDPDSGLSILRNVTR, translated from the exons ATGGTCGGCGATCCTATCTCTGACGACGACCTGCTGTCGATAGTCAGAGCTTTCTTCTCCGCCCTTTTGTCCGATtacag TTTAATTGATGAAGAGCCAGCAATCAGAACAAATACTACCATTTTACTTGGGAATATTGCAAGTCACCTAAATGAAGGG ACAAGGAAGAGAGTTTTGATTAATGCATTTACTGTTCGTGCATTGTGTGATACTTTCTCGCCTGCCCGAGGAGCAA GGATCATGGCTCTATGTGCCACCAGTGCTTATTATGACGTCACTGAGATTGCAACTCGGATTCTACCGAATGTCGTTTTACTTACCATTGATCCTGACAG TGGCCTGTCAATCCTAAGAAATGTTACGCGGTGA